The Oncorhynchus tshawytscha isolate Ot180627B linkage group LG27, Otsh_v2.0, whole genome shotgun sequence genome includes the window ACTGAGTCACGTAGGTAGCGTCAGCCAGGCTAATGTATGGGTGTCTGTCATATCGAAACTGGGGAGTCATAAATATATTATGTAATGGGCTAAACATGATTGAAATGTGacgcaaaaatatatttttgaacaAGTAGGTACTGAAGTATGCAGGTCTCATGACCAGTTCAGTGTGACATGAATTAACGTGAAAGTTAAAACACCAGCTGACTCATTTTCAGAAGTAGACTTCTCAGCTGACATTAGTAACAGTTGGGCTGGCCCAAGATGTACTACAGATAGGTTAGTTGCCAATGATGTTTCTGGAATTACAACCATTAAGAATGAAGTACAACGACTCATCGGACTGCCACACCTGCCCCTACCAGCCCTACAGGAGGGCAGCCCCCaatcagcccagtccaagctctccTGTGCCCtagcaccccaatggtggaaccagcttccccgcCCATCTTCccaaaaacatctgaaacactaccccttcaaagagtatcttaaatacaCCCCCACTAACATGCATATtaaacacagctagctagcacccacATACTAGTCTGACGAATCAGTCTGTAATACACTATTAATTGGTATAAACAGTTGAAACAAATGCCAGAAAAATCTTGTAAATGTTCCttgccagaatgttgaataaaattacatttaaacttaCTATACCGATTGTCTGTGTGGTTTGTCCTTCATCTTCATTGAGACAAAATATCCCCAGGAAAGTACTGTTAAAAAGACTTTTTAGAGAGCCGGTAGGTATATGGTTCAGTACCAAGGTAAAGGTTGTTTTATATAGGATATTCGCTTCTCTCGCCAATAGCTATTGAACCAAGCATGCCATGACAATGAAAATATATTCTAAATCAGGGAAGGATGGAGAACAATCCATAGGTTTTTTGTGTGAATTTCTCATTTCCTTATCAGATTTCAATCTTCAAAAAGATCTAAGATTAACACACAAAAGGTGTCgattgttctccatcctcctctgatTCAGAAATAAACGTCACAATACTCCATGTCATGGCATGCTTGGTTCAATAGCTATTGACGAGTGAAAACCGAATATCCAATACAAAACAGAATGTTTggggtgtatatgtatataccAATTAACTGTTTATTACAGACTAGCACATAACGTTACATGCTTACAGGCTAGCTTGGTGAGAAAAGAAAACAAGTTAACTATAATGTAGCTTtcccagatagatagataggtaaCTTAACTACCTAGTTATGTGTATGGGCATGTTTCAGAGATGGGATGGCTGGGTGTTATGTTAGCTAGTTATCCAGCTGGCTAGCTCGACGCGGCTGGGTCCAACCGGTAACAAACCTCAATTATTTAACAAGTTAACTAAACTGTGACAAATACTTTAAGTTCCGGCTCACGATAATTACGATATCAGTGCCACAGTTCCGTATCGACTGTGTTTATCATAGTTATGTCACTTACCTGAATCGCCTCCTCCCGACGGCGTAGCCATCTTGTAACGTTACTAATATTACTTTGAGTCTGCTTCCGCCTGCAGTCATGTGACATATGTTTACAGTaacagaggagtggcttcgtgTTGCTCGTTCATGAATGCCAGCTTGTAAGAACACAACGCAGAGGGCCGATAACATTTACGAGTAGTCAATTTACAAAACACTAAGAGTATAGCACGTTTAATCAGCAATGAATACAAATATTTTGACAAATGTAATCCAAGGTTCCGCTTCTGCCTTGCCCTTTATTAAACGTCATATCCTGACCTTGCTGACTTCTGTCGGTTGCGCGCATGCTTAGTTCTCTTTACGACTCGGCTGGCAAAGATGGCGGATGCACAAGTACGTTCCGCAAAACAGCGTGGCGAAATTAATGTGCTTCTTTTTGACAGAAAAATAACTAGCATGGCATCGTAGCGTACAATACATAGCTTTGGTTAAGCGAAGAGCATGCGATTGAAGTATTTCACTGTAGTTTGGTCCCGCAGTTGTTTCGACTATCGCGTTCCGAGGCCCTGTACTGTGGAGCGCATTGTCGGAGATGCAGCTAGGCCGTTTGCTAACTAGGCCTTTACAACATTGTGCGTATGCTTAATCTGTAGTTGATAATCGAAGTTTACTGATTTATGGCAGAGTTGATAGCTAAAACGTGTCATTGCTAGATAAATGTATGCGCAAGAAGCTCAGTCTTAACGTACTGAAAAAGCTATAGCCGTCAGGTTAGTTTTTACGCTAATTTGGCTGGCTTACTAGCCAGATACTCTTTCGTTGGCCAAACTCAGCGGTTTACTTTCTCAATTTCTATATTCCAAATGTTATGGCTATTGTTTTAGTTACCTAGTTAATTTGCTCTGCTTTTGAGTGCAGCCAGCTCAAACTTTTCTGAACTTTCATAATGGCCAGCTTCATAGTGTAAATCTGGCTAGTGCACCCTTTCTGATCTACTTCTCTGTTAAATTAACTTATAATATTTTGTAAACATTAATGCACAGTAGTCGtgtcttattttttttttaacctgcaAATGATGTTTTTCTCACGATGGTCTTCCTAGCCTGTGAGGCTCTGACGACACTGCCTAACGGCAACACTGATGCAGTATAGCTTGATGGGTCTTTTCAGATCCATGATGCAGCAACGGGTTAGTCTCtgcatagattttttttttaaacttggtTATGTCTTTTCCCCACAGACCGAGAGGGCTTATCAGAAGCAGCCAACCATCTTCCAGAACAAGAAGCGTGTTCTGGTTGGTGAAGGTGGCAAGGAGGCCAAGGAGAAGCTCCCACGCTACCACAAGAGCGTTGGTCTAGGCTTCAAAACCCCAAGAGAGGTGATGTACCCAACGACCTAAACTATCGTAAAACTACAGTTGTGCTCCTTATGGGCAGtattatttaattgttttttgaATACAGCCTTGTCTAAGGTGTCAATTAGCTTGTATGGTTAACTGCTCTTTAAAGCTGCAAATGATGTTTTTCTCACGATGGTCTTCCAAGCCTGAGGCTCTGACGACACTGCCAAATGGCAACACTGATGCAGTTATAGGAGGGCTTTGgccatctatactgaacaaaaaaatagatGTACGGTTATGCTCCAATGTTTCATGAGTAGAAATAAAAGGCCCCAGTAATGTTCCGTAtgcacaaaaatatttttttctaaaatgtttgtttacatccctgttagtgaagaTATCTCCTTTGGCAATATGATCCATCCacctgtggcatatcaagaagctgctcAAACactatgatcattacacaggagcACCATGTACTGGGCACAATAAAAggcccctctaaaatgtgcagttttgtcacacaacacaatgccacggatgtctcaagttgagggagtgtgcaattggcatgctgactgcaggaatgttcccCAAAGCTTTTGCCCTAAAATTGATGACAACTCATGAAACAGGAATATTTCTGTCTAAagcccagtgggtgggcctatggccGCTCCCctgcccattcatgtgaaatccaaagaTTATGCCCCAATTAATTAAAATGTCTGATTtcattatgaactgtaacttgggTAATTGTTGTATGTTGGGTTTCTTTTAGTTCCGTATTGTTTATTTTTACACGGGTTTGAGCGTTTTGGAAGGAGTTGCAGAGAACCTAACTTTTTTTTTCCCCAACAGGCTATCGATGGTACTTACATTGACAAGAAATGCCCCTTCACTGGGAATGTCTCCATCCGTGGTCGTATCCTCTCCGGTTAGTCTTTAAATTTCCTTGCTGTTCATTGTTTTTGGTTTGGATGTAAAACAGTCATCTTTGGCATTTAGAGCCCTATATGACCACATTCTCACTGAACTGCAAACAGTTTTCTCATGATGGTCTTCCAAGCCTTCTGGATATGACAAAGCCTTATGGCATTACTGATGCAATGACCCTAAGACCATGCTCACCCTATTCAACGGTCTACTCCTATCCCTAGATCAGTGCTTAGATGTAGTCTAAGATTGACCACATTGACCTGATTCTGCCTTTTCAGGCGTGGTGACCAAGATGAAGATGCAGAGGACCATCGTCATCAGACGTGACTACCTGCATTACATCCGCAAATACAACCGCTTTGAGAAGAGGCACAAGAAcatgtctgtccatctctcacctGCCTTCAGGTAAGAGGATTTCTGTCGAGTCTTTTCAACCTCTCTTCTTTGCATGTCTTTTTCTTGCCAGGCTGTATCCAAGAATTGGCTGATCGTGCCTAGCTAGTGCCTTTCCTACTGCAAGGGTGGCTGTAACTCACTGTTGCACTACAGTTGAAGTTCTATGAAATCAGATTTTATGTTGGCTGCAAATTATGTTTTTCTCACAATGGTCTTCCAAGCCCATGTGGCGCTGACGACACTGCCTAATGGCTACACTGATGCAGTTTGGCCTACCTATCACATGAGACGGCAGTGGTTTCCAT containing:
- the rps11 gene encoding 40S ribosomal protein S11 translates to MADAQTERAYQKQPTIFQNKKRVLVGEGGKEAKEKLPRYHKSVGLGFKTPREAIDGTYIDKKCPFTGNVSIRGRILSGVVTKMKMQRTIVIRRDYLHYIRKYNRFEKRHKNMSVHLSPAFRDVSVGDIVTVGECRPLSKTVRFNVLKVTKAAGAKKQFQKF